Proteins co-encoded in one Aspergillus luchuensis IFO 4308 DNA, chromosome 6, nearly complete sequence genomic window:
- the nde1 gene encoding nuclear distribution protein NudE (COG:Z;~EggNog:ENOG410PIRG;~InterPro:IPR006964,IPR033494;~PFAM:PF04880;~go_process: GO:2000574 - regulation of microtubule motor activity [Evidence IEA]), translated as MPSADASSSARPNGTSSRSDQLAYYKAQYEQLEAELAEFQASSRELEAELEKDIEASEKRERVLKEKLENLRYEVDEWKSKFKQSKSEANTAQNSLQKEITTLRDTNRTLQLRLRDTEVANDDYERQARHTTSSLEDMEQKYNMAIERSVLLEDEVKAGEKEREALRIQCQRLRDELSEQKLDNEILQEKLRHEQYGGRRKKPTPLSRTSSSTPQAPEIFDRSPGTSAVSSPLFVRTPMKSSLMGVTAAPPSPPMSETSVSVTNMMANMRKTVHATAGFPLQKASGSESLMGSRSMYDARPNKSSRSRTTGNASNNTRSTASTATSRISLTKPANFGNSINSINSPRSENDDQKSSLPKSGSLFQIRGLIGKMQQLEERVQSAKSKLPPPSDSPSRASSRSGSISVNGGSPVASTITMRRNSRKRLSGSSFSSSIRDNDGTASSVSNNRPSFGTRNGGDSRPSSRTSYSSAFSQSTHPSVAPSTRPESRQSRTKTPLGHYSTNPTTESRRPRSSLSNPSGQNGSVNGMSNIDEDEDQSLAFRLSVQAKISEARETRYPPYSTATLPKRRTPSGIPAPRTLRTSTGGGMTSPDPKATKFGDLGETF; from the exons ATGCCATCGGCCGACGCTTCTTCGTCCGCCCGCCCCAACGGGACCAGCTCGCGGTCTGATCAGCTCGCTTATTACAAGGCGCAATATGAACAGTTAGAAGCCGAACTGGCGGAGTTCCAGGCTTCCAGCCGGGAACTGGAagcggagctggagaaggatatCGAGGCGTCGGAGAAGCGGGAGCGGGtattgaaggagaagctggaaaaCCTGAGATACGAGGTTGATGAATGGAAG TCCAAATTCAAGCAGTCTAAGTCGGAGGCCAACACGGCCCAGAATTCGCTGCAGAAGGAAATCACAACCTTGCGAGACACCAACCGAACCCTGCAGTTGAGACTACGTGATACGGAAGTTGCGAACGATGATTATGAGCGCCAGGCCCGCCACACCACTTCGTCCCTGGAGGATATGGAGCAGAAATATAACATGGCCATTGAGCGCAGCGTTTTGTTGGAAGACGAGGTGAAGGCCGGAGAAAAAGAGCGCGAGGCTCTCCGCATTCAGTGCCAGCGTCTTCGGGATGAATTATCGGAGCAGAAACTTGACAACGAAATTCTTCAGGAGAAGCTTCGCCATGAGCAGTACGGCGGTCGGCGCAAGAAGCCGACACCTTTGTCCCGCACGTCATCGTCAACGCCGCAGGCTCCCGAGATCTTCGATCGCTCCCCGGGCACGTCCGCTGTGTCATCTCCCCTATTTGTTCGTACGCCGATGAAGTCCTCGTTGATGGGTGTTACTGCGGCTCCTCCATCGCCACCGATGTCTGAGACATCGGTCAGTGTGACCAACATGATGGCCAATATGCGCAAGACTGTTCATGCTACTGCTGGATTTCCGCTCCAGAAAGCTTCAGGATCCGAGTCTCTCATGGGCTCCCGGTCGATGTATGATGCCAGACCCAACAAATCATCCCGATCTCGCACCACTGGCAATGCAAGCAACAATACCCGTTCTACCGCGTCCACGGCCACTTCCCGGATTAGCTTGACGAAGCCCGCAAATTTCGGCAACTCGATCAACTCGATCAATTCCCCGCGAAGCGAGAATGACGACCAAAAGAGCAGTCTGCCCAAATCGGGTTCGTTGTTCCAGATTCGGGGGCTCATTGGCaagatgcagcagctggaagaaagagtCCAGTCAGCCAAATCCAAGCTGCCTCCTCCGTCCGACTCGCCGTCTCGCGCCTCTTCGCGTTCCGGTTCGATCTCCGTGAATGGTGGAAGTCCTGTTGCTTCCACTATCACTATGCGCCGAAACTCGCGCAAGCGGTTGAGCGGTAGCAGTTTCAGTTCGTCGATCCGGGATAATGATGGCACGGCGTCATCTGTCTCCAACAACCGACCATCCTTTGGCACGCGCAATGGAGGCGACAGCCGACCTAGCAGCCGTACTAGCTACTCCAGCGCCTTCAGCCAAAGTACGCACCCAAGCGTCGCGCCGTCGACACGCCCAGAGAGCCGCCAGAGCCGGACCAAGACTCCTTTAGGACATTACTCAACAAACCCTACGACGGAGAGCCGGCGGCCGCGGTCGTCGCTGAGCAACCCGTCAGGGCAGAATGGCTCGGTGAACGGCATGTCCAAcatcgatgaagatgaggaccaAAGCTTAGCATTCCGCCTGTCCGTTCAAGCCAAGATTAGCGAAGCTCGTGAGACCCGCTACCCGCCGTACTCTACGGCGACTCTGCCGAAAAGACGGACACCTAGCGGCATCCCGGCGCCACGCACCTTGCGAACCAGCACTGGCGGAGGCATGACATCCCCAGATCCGAAGGCCACCAAGTTTGGCGACCTCGGCGAGACATTCTAA
- a CDS encoding DUF3716 domain-containing protein (InterPro:IPR022190;~PFAM:PF12511) gives MPAIDNAEVERRIADALQEAKNVYRRLPEAQNDAARLEAISKLKITKFDKQVATVLDVVRPLEWKLENGQPVERPIKDREAVTAALLYRRGEEVERCDRCQTLGPFAKCIISPSLGGRALHRAACANCIFYHQGTYCPHRLKFEKSKGEMWAESDTQLVLPNGGLRQTLALTGETGFGFLRVNDEDSTSKAQESGESSAPNNSSPAHQSEEFAPSGITPSSEEQDNLPTSPNNSNDNEDEARVDPSAMAEGSTLADDMVTMPQSSATQVDQYLWPYPPADTLAGGLSYQFFFSQDMPEDDSYILPQLSATQAEEELCPYPPAGDCFLAQVPEHAEYSIEHEPQENKQE, from the exons ATGCCGGCCATCGACAACGCTGAGGTGGAGAGACGTATTGCTGACGCCCTGCAAGAGGCCAAAAACGTTTATCGGCGTCTGCCTGAAG CCCAGAACGATGCCGCAAGGCTGGAGGCCATCAGCAAGCTGAAGATAACCAAGTTCGACAAGCAAGTTGCTACCGTGCTTGACGTTGTTAGACCCCTTGAGTGGAAACTTGAGAATGGCCAACCCGTCGAAAGACCTATCAAAGACAGAGAGGCTGTCACCGCGGCTTTGCTGTACCGtcgaggagaggaggttgagcGATGTGACAGATGCCAGACCCTCGGCCCTTTCGCTAAATGCATAATTTCGCCTAGCCTTGGTGGCCGAGCCCTGCACAGGGCGGCCTGTGCAAATTGCATATTTTACCACCAAGGGACGTACTGCCCCCACAGATTGAAGTTCGAGAAGTCCAAGGGTGAGATGTGGGCCGAGAGTGACACACA GCTTGTTCTTCCGAATGGTGGCTTGAGACAGACCCTGGCGCTGACTGGTGAAACCGGATTCGGATTTTTGCGCGTAAATGATGAAGATTCAACCTCAAAAGCCCAGGAATCGGGCGAATCAAGTGCTCCCAATAACTCATCTCCAGCACATCAATCGGAAGAATTTGCGCCCTCTGGTATCACTCCGTCGTCTGAAGAGCAGGACAACCTGCCAACGAGccccaacaacagcaacgacAACGAAGATGAGGCCAGAGTTGACCCCTCAGCCATGGCTGAGGGGTCAACTCTGGCAGACGACATGGTCACCATGCCACAATCGTCCGCCACGCAAGTTGACCAGTACCTGTGGCCATACCCCCCCGCCGACACGTTGGCAGGGGGGCTAAGCTAtcagttcttcttctcgcaaGATATGCCCGAAGATGACAGCTACATCTTGCCACAGTTGTCCGCCACGCAGGCCGAAGAGGAGCTCTGCCCATACCCTCCCGCCGGCGATTGCTTTCTGGCTCAGGTACCCGAGCATGCTGAGTACAGCATCGAACACGAGCCCCAGGAGAACAAGCAGGAATAA
- a CDS encoding cysteine hydrolase family protein (COG:S;~EggNog:ENOG410PKWK;~InterPro:IPR000868,IPR036380;~PFAM:PF00857) encodes MADPTDLNLDAPSDLQDIPDMSMQLLPPPEGTYPDKATLLAAVQAHGKAHGYNVVVKSSSTPTEKKPGRTAKVWLRCDRGGHYRPRNGLTEETRKRRRTSRLMDCPFMLVAAGTPGIWTLTVLNATHNHGPIVEKPRQVPHHKVRKGQIAAVPYDWPHDATLTPYTTALVIIDMQKDFCLPGGYMSLQGYDISANQALIPKLQHLLNAFRSSGFPIYHTREGHRPDLSTLSSREAYRSQNNASGMGIGSPGPLGRLLIRGEVGHDTVDELYPVHGEPVIDKPGRSAFAHTDFELILRNRGIKNLVLVGVTTDVCVATTMREANDRGFDCVVLEDGTAASEPSLHVSAIESVKMEGGIFGAVAKLEDVMHAVENFKAVTVKKLAPQMTV; translated from the exons ATGGCGGATCCTACCGATCTGAACCTGGATGCACCCAGTGACTTACAAGATATTCCGGACATGTCCATGCAACTACTTCCCCCGCCAGAGGGGACATATCCTGATAA GGCGACGCTTCTTGCAGCAGTGCAGGCACACGGAAAAGCTCATGGGTACAACGTCGTAGTCAAGTCGTCCAGCACTCCCACGGAAAAGAAACCAGGGCGGACTGCCAAGGTCTGGTTGCGATGCGATCGCGGGGGCCACTATCGCCCGCGCAACGGGCTCACTGAGGAGACTAGGAAGCGGCGGCGCACATCCCGGTTGATGGATTGCCCGTTCATGCTAGTTGCAGCTGGAACTCCTGGGATTTGGACGCTGACTGTTCTGAACGCCACACACAACCACGGCCCGATTGTCGAAAAGCCTCGGCAGGTCCCTCATCATAAGGTCCGAAAGGGCCAGATCGCAGCGGTACCCTACGATTGGCCGCACGATGCGACGCTGACCCCCTATACGACGGCGTTAGTAATTATTGACATGCAAAAGGACT TCTGTTTGCCGGGTGGATACATGAGCCTTCAGGGCTACGACATATCGGCTAATCAGGCACTAATTCCTAAATTACAACATCTGCTGAATGCATTCCGTTCATCCGGGTTTCCCATATACCACACTCGGGAAG GACATCGGCCCGATTTGTCGACGCTGTCTAGTAGAGAGGCCTACCGTTCACAAAATAATGCTTCTGGCATGGGGATTGGATCTCCCGGACCCCTAGGCCGTCTGCTGATACGTGGCGAGGTGGGTCACGACACCGTTGACGAATTGTACCCAGTTCACGGGGAACCGGTAATCGACAAACCAGGGCGGAGCGCGTTTGCACATACCGACTTCGAACTTATCCTCCGCAATCGCGGCATCAAGAACCTGGTGTTAGTAGGTGTAACGACCGATGTGTGCGTTGCGACCACTATGCGCGAGGCCAACGACCGAGGCTTTGACTGCGTGGTGCTGGAAGACGGAACTGCGGCCAGTGAGCCGTCCCTTCATGTGAGTGCCATCGAGTCAGTTAAGATGGAGGGAGGTATCTTCGGGGCAGTAGCCAAACTAGAGGACGTGATGCATGCAGTGGAGAACTTTAAAGCCGTGACTGTGAAGAAGCTGGCTCCGCAGATGACGGTATGA
- the TRS20 gene encoding TRAPP subunit TRS20 (BUSCO:EOG09265GGX;~COG:U;~EggNog:ENOG410PNM4;~InterPro:IPR011012,IPR006722;~PFAM:PF04628;~go_process: GO:0006888 - endoplasmic reticulum to Golgi vesicle-mediated transport [Evidence IEA]), whose product MSYYFTILSPTDVPLFNIAFGTSKSGGDGIARFRFPDTAQYMNQFIIHSSLDIVEEAQWMNGNMYLKHIDTYPPASAYISAFLTPSGARFLLLHQPPQLASNSGQGAGGSGSMGGSMSGSLLLGSAGGSSRASASSIANNPTSPQTEEAVRQFMTEVYENYVKTVMSPFYRQGMEIKSPVFRGRVTAAGRKWL is encoded by the exons atgtCCTACTACTTCACGATCCTCTCCCCGACGGACGTCCCCTTGTTCAACATCGCCTTCGGCACATCCAAGTCCGGGGGCGACGGGATCGCTCGTTTCCGATTCCCGGATACAGCGCAGTACATGAACCAGTTTATTATCCATTCGAGTTTGGATATTGTTGAGGAGGCGCAGTGGATGAATGGGAATAT GTACCTAAAACACATCGACACCTACCCCCCCGCATCAGCATACATCTCCGCCTTCTTGACTCCCTCCGGGGCAAgattccttcttctgcatcagccGCCTCAATTAGCTTCGAATAGCGGTCAGGGGGCCGGTGGGAGTGGTTCGATGGGCGGGTCGATGTCCgggtcgttgttgttggggtctGCGGGCGGGTCGTCGCGCGCGTCGGCGAGCTCGATAGCTAATAATCCGACGTCGCCGcagacggaggaggcggtGCGGCAATTTATGACGGAGGTGTATGAGAATTATGTGAAGACGGTGATGAGTCCGTTTTATAGGCAGGGGATGGAGATTAAGAGTCCCGTGTTTAGGGGGAGGGTTACGGCTGCGGGGAGGAAGTGGTTATAG